A part of Miscanthus floridulus cultivar M001 chromosome 6, ASM1932011v1, whole genome shotgun sequence genomic DNA contains:
- the LOC136459829 gene encoding esterase PIR7B-like: protein MEVGGGGKHFVLVHGLCHGAWCWYKVATALESAGHRVTALDLAAAGAHPARLHEVRSFEDYSRPLLDAVAAAPDGDRLVLVGHSHGGLSLALAMERFPHKVAAAVFVAAALPCVGKHMGVTTEEFMRRTASKGLLMDCQVVPINDGADTGPGSEAAGGKKGVAIVMGPRFMEEKYYQESPAEDLTLAKMLVRPGNQFLDDPVMKDEALLTAANYGSVKKVFVVAKADESSTEEMQRWMVEMSPGTEVEEIAGADHAVMNSKATELCDFLGRIASRCD, encoded by the exons ATGgaagtcggcggcggcggcaagcacTTCGTGCTGGTGCACGGCCTCTGCCACGGCGCGTGGTGCTGGTACAAGGTGGCCACCGCGCTGGAATCCGCCGGCCACCGCGTGACGGCGCTGGACCTGGCCGCGGCGGGCGCCCACCCGGCGCGCCTCCACGAGGTGCGCTCCTTCGAGGACTACTCGCGCCCGCTGCTGGACGCGGTCGCCGCGGCCCCCGACGGCGACAGGCTGGTCCTCGTCGGCCACAGCCACGGCGGCCTCAGCCTGGCGCTCGCCATGGAGAGGTTCCCGCACAAGGTCGCCGCCGCCGTGTTCGTGGCTGCCGCGCTGCCGTGCGTCGGCAAGCACATGGGCGTCACCACAGAGGAG TTCATGAGAAGAACTGCTTCTAAAGGGCTGCTCATGGACTGCCAAGTGGTGCCCATCAACGACGGCGCCGACACCGGCCCCGGCAGTGAAGCTGCCGGCGGGAAGAAAGGGGTAGCGATCGTGATGGGTCCAAGGTTCATGGAGGAGAAGTACTACCAGGAGAGCCCGGCGGAGGATCTGACCCTGGCGAAGATGCTGGTGAGGCCCGGGAACCAGTTCCTGGACGACCCGGTGATGAAGGACGAGGCGCTGCTCACGGCCGCCAACTACGGGTCCGTCAAGAAGGTGTTCGTGGTCGCCAAGGCCGACGAATCCAGCACGGAGGAGATGCAGCGCTGGATGGTGGAAATGAGCCCCGGCACGGAGGTCGAGGAGATCGCCGGCGCCGACCACGCCGTCATGAACTCCAAGGCCACGGAACTTTGCGATTTCCTTGGAAGGATAGCCAGCAGATGCGACTGA